In the Flavobacterium sp. J372 genome, one interval contains:
- a CDS encoding DUF4249 domain-containing protein, whose translation MKKIFLLLFPILFLTASCEEVVEVDLETAAPRLVIDASINWVKGTTGNEQTIRLTTTTGYYNPQIPVVSGATVYITNSAGTVFDFIEQPGTGNYNCTNFIPVIGENYTLTVISEGQTYRATEMLYPTPDIEEIVQDNEGGFLNEDVEVRFFYPDNGATDNWYMYRFDWAGLPYPDYDVIEDKFFQGNQMFGIFSDEDLAPGQQLRMRLYGISQRYYNYMQILISMAEGGAGSGPFQSPPTTLRSNMVNQTNEDNYALGYFRLGEVSDLTYTIAP comes from the coding sequence ATGAAAAAGATATTCTTGTTATTATTCCCGATATTATTTTTAACCGCTTCCTGCGAGGAAGTAGTTGAAGTTGACCTGGAAACAGCTGCGCCCCGCCTGGTTATTGATGCTTCTATAAACTGGGTGAAAGGCACAACAGGTAATGAACAGACAATCAGGCTAACAACAACTACAGGTTATTACAATCCCCAAATACCGGTAGTGTCTGGCGCTACCGTATATATAACAAACAGCGCCGGAACCGTTTTCGATTTTATAGAGCAACCGGGCACCGGCAACTACAACTGCACAAATTTTATACCTGTTATTGGCGAAAACTATACGCTTACTGTAATATCTGAGGGGCAGACCTACCGCGCTACGGAAATGCTGTACCCAACCCCTGATATTGAAGAAATTGTACAGGATAATGAGGGCGGTTTCCTTAACGAAGATGTGGAAGTGCGCTTTTTTTACCCTGACAACGGCGCAACCGATAACTGGTATATGTACAGGTTTGACTGGGCAGGGCTGCCCTACCCGGATTATGACGTAATTGAAGACAAATTTTTCCAGGGCAACCAGATGTTTGGTATTTTCAGTGATGAAGACCTTGCGCCGGGTCAGCAATTGCGGATGAGGCTCTACGGCATCTCACAGCGCTACTACAATTACATGCAAATACTTATTTCGATGGCTGAAGGCGGTGCAGGCTCAGGGCCGTTCCAGTCGCCGCCAACTACACTGCGCAGCAACATGGTGAACCAGACCAATGAAGATAATTATGCCCTGGGATATTTCAGGCTTGGTGAAGTAAGTGATTTGACGTATACTATAGCCCCCTAA